A genomic segment from Pseudostreptobacillus hongkongensis encodes:
- the yihA gene encoding ribosome biogenesis GTP-binding protein YihA/YsxC, whose amino-acid sequence MQIKSADYIASCVKESNYPEKLENVEIAFVGRSNVGKSSLINSLVKRKNLARTSKTPGRTQLVNFFLINKDRYFVDLPGYGFAKVPANIKKNWGNIMEEYLNSERRKVVFVLLDIRRIPSGEDFEMLKYLEHYEIEYYIIFTKSDKLSNNERFKQLKEIKKKLVFENEDVFFHSSLKNTGREEILEFIESLGE is encoded by the coding sequence ATGCAGATTAAATCAGCAGATTATATAGCAAGTTGTGTTAAAGAAAGCAATTATCCTGAGAAATTAGAAAATGTTGAAATTGCGTTTGTTGGAAGATCTAATGTGGGTAAATCTTCACTTATTAATTCACTTGTAAAAAGAAAGAATTTAGCAAGAACAAGTAAAACACCTGGTAGAACTCAACTTGTAAATTTCTTTTTAATCAATAAGGATAGATATTTTGTGGATCTTCCTGGATATGGATTTGCTAAAGTTCCGGCAAATATTAAGAAAAATTGGGGAAATATAATGGAAGAATATCTAAATTCTGAAAGAAGAAAAGTTGTTTTTGTACTTTTAGATATAAGAAGAATTCCTAGTGGTGAAGACTTTGAAATGTTAAAATATTTAGAGCATTATGAAATAGAGTATTACATAATATTTACAAAAAGTGATAAATTATCTAATAATGAAAGATTTAAGCAATTAAAGGAAATTAAGAAAAAATTAGTATTTGAAAATGAAGATGTATTCTTTCATTCATCTTTAAAAAATACAGGAAGAGAAGAAATTTTAGAATTTATAGAAAGTTTAGGAGAGTAA
- a CDS encoding LemA family protein, with protein MMIFLIILVILAVIVFYAIGVYNNYVNYDVENKKAFSDLGTFLQKRLDLIPNLVETVKGYASHESKTLESVVEARNRMLKIDLSDSKNIEEIQAMENQLTKTLRSLFALNESYPDLKANTSFLELQETLKEIESEIVGARRYYNATAGDLNKFIRKFPAVLFAGIFRFKGAELFKEDIDAKQAPKVSF; from the coding sequence ATGATGATATTTTTAATTATTTTAGTAATTTTAGCAGTTATAGTATTTTATGCTATAGGAGTTTATAATAATTATGTTAATTATGATGTAGAAAATAAGAAAGCTTTTAGTGATTTAGGTACATTTTTACAAAAAAGATTAGACTTAATTCCTAATCTTGTTGAGACAGTTAAAGGATATGCAAGTCATGAATCTAAAACTTTAGAAAGTGTAGTTGAAGCTAGAAATAGAATGCTTAAAATAGATTTAAGTGATTCAAAAAATATCGAAGAAATACAAGCTATGGAAAATCAATTAACAAAAACTTTAAGAAGTCTATTTGCTTTAAATGAATCTTATCCAGATTTAAAAGCAAATACTAGTTTTTTAGAATTACAAGAAACTTTAAAAGAAATTGAAAGTGAAATAGTTGGTGCAAGAAGATATTACAATGCAACAGCCGGAGATTTAAATAAGTTTATAAGAAAATTCCCTGCAGTATTATTTGCTGGAATATTTAGATTTAAAGGAGCAGAATTATTTAAAGAAGATATCGATGCAAAGCAAGCTCCAAAAGTGAGTTTTTAA
- a CDS encoding DUF2207 domain-containing protein — protein sequence MKKLVLLLFLSIITFSSESIKNFNMDVEALSNGVLNVNEKIVYRTDEYGKHGIYRIMPYKYSNGSYFKFEDRIKFDNFKVTDENGVDIPVVEEYEKNVVSLRIGSERKLIEPNKDYTFNISYRIYNIIRKKNNIVQIYLNALGNYWEMPVENFNLKISGINGNIDVYTGLLGQQNKDYTISQSNGEYIISTNKVYSPGEGLSFILNSTDFNYTSNDMWLNRIHAYTALFILPIIICILGIINLLIYIYRNKNRVKDSIVVEYLPPKVSPVIAKKILFSEINGLSNYENTLVVLFQLIDKNIVSFKERNPIHENEEYVRKVGQTYNKKVKKFEDYVEKQYYVNTDITNKYLNENLLSDEEKISLNKLLLVKNDIFKNSKVMYELEQNLTTYVNKKYSDNYAKRIYRYLLMLILPVIVISILTVIYLDTEPIPVSISIILLILSIINSFNVYKYTSLYKFDYLKAKGFYKFLSTVEKEKFGYFNNIDDIVSYFRKILPYALAFGLENKYLRLLDSVIDDYGFDRELVYGRTNYYHIINRAYYYNMINDLLIRETKVRNKNNYGGKSSFSGGFSSTGSSGGGFSGGGGHSW from the coding sequence ATGAAAAAATTAGTTTTATTACTATTTTTAAGTATAATTACATTTTCTTCTGAAAGTATAAAGAATTTTAATATGGATGTAGAAGCTCTTAGTAATGGAGTATTAAATGTAAACGAAAAAATAGTATACAGAACGGATGAATACGGGAAACATGGAATTTATAGGATAATGCCATATAAATATTCTAATGGTTCATATTTTAAATTTGAAGATAGAATAAAGTTTGATAATTTTAAAGTAACAGATGAAAACGGAGTAGATATACCTGTAGTTGAAGAATATGAAAAAAATGTTGTATCACTTAGAATAGGAAGTGAAAGAAAATTAATAGAGCCTAATAAAGATTATACATTTAATATTAGTTATAGGATATATAATATAATTAGAAAGAAAAATAATATAGTTCAGATATATTTAAATGCCTTAGGTAATTATTGGGAAATGCCTGTTGAAAATTTTAATTTAAAAATATCTGGTATAAATGGGAATATTGATGTTTATACTGGTCTTTTAGGACAACAAAATAAAGATTATACTATAAGCCAAAGTAATGGAGAATATATTATTTCTACTAATAAAGTTTATTCACCTGGTGAAGGTTTATCATTTATATTAAATTCTACAGATTTTAACTATACGAGTAATGATATGTGGTTAAATAGAATACATGCATATACAGCTTTGTTTATATTACCTATAATAATATGTATTTTAGGTATAATAAACTTACTTATTTATATATATAGAAATAAAAATAGAGTTAAAGATTCAATAGTTGTAGAATATTTACCACCTAAAGTATCTCCTGTTATTGCTAAAAAAATATTATTTTCAGAGATTAATGGATTAAGTAATTATGAGAATACTTTAGTTGTATTATTTCAATTAATAGATAAGAATATAGTTTCATTTAAGGAAAGAAATCCTATACATGAAAATGAAGAATATGTTAGAAAAGTTGGACAAACATATAATAAAAAGGTTAAAAAATTTGAAGATTATGTTGAAAAACAGTATTATGTTAATACTGATATTACTAATAAATATTTAAATGAGAATTTATTAAGTGATGAGGAAAAAATTTCTTTAAATAAGTTACTTTTAGTTAAAAATGATATATTTAAAAATTCTAAAGTAATGTATGAATTGGAACAAAATTTAACTACATATGTAAATAAAAAATATAGTGATAATTATGCTAAAAGAATTTATAGATACTTGTTGATGTTAATTCTTCCAGTTATAGTAATAAGTATATTAACGGTTATTTATTTAGATACAGAACCTATCCCGGTTTCTATTTCAATAATATTACTTATTCTTAGTATAATTAATTCCTTTAATGTATATAAATATACTAGTTTATATAAATTTGACTATCTTAAAGCCAAGGGATTTTATAAATTTTTAAGTACTGTAGAAAAGGAAAAATTTGGTTACTTCAATAATATAGATGATATAGTATCATATTTTAGAAAAATATTACCTTATGCGTTAGCTTTTGGACTAGAAAACAAGTATTTAAGATTGTTAGATTCAGTTATAGATGATTATGGATTTGATAGGGAATTAGTGTATGGTAGAACTAATTATTATCATATAATAAATAGAGCATATTACTATAATATGATAAATGATTTATTAATCAGAGAAACTAAAGTTAGAAATAAAAATAATTATGGAGGTAAATCAAGCTTTTCTGGTGGTTTTTCAAGCACAGGATCTTCAGGTGGAGGATTTTCTGGAGGTGGAGGTCATAGTTGGTGA
- a CDS encoding tetratricopeptide repeat protein has translation MLSTLVFREFRYKGNIEEYKQELKDKISKDTSDVETLKKLAGVYHAYFENDKAIELYEKLAEYLPNDHEIEGYLGYLYYENSNLNEAEERLKNAIYLSEKEPFLLFLLGNVYSRKGMIREALDCYELAIFLDFDMYGAHIDFGRKYEHMGRHKRALKEFKAAYDIDSRDVELLNKIKHVEERIKEKELNKKTI, from the coding sequence ATGTTATCAACATTGGTTTTTAGAGAATTTAGATATAAGGGTAATATAGAGGAGTATAAACAAGAATTAAAGGATAAAATATCTAAAGATACTTCTGATGTAGAAACTTTAAAAAAATTAGCTGGTGTTTATCATGCTTATTTTGAAAATGATAAAGCTATAGAGCTTTATGAAAAACTTGCAGAATATCTTCCAAATGATCATGAAATAGAAGGATATTTAGGTTATCTTTATTATGAAAATTCTAATTTAAATGAAGCAGAAGAAAGACTTAAGAATGCTATATATTTAAGTGAAAAAGAACCTTTCTTATTATTCCTTTTAGGTAATGTATACTCTAGAAAAGGTATGATAAGAGAAGCGCTAGATTGTTATGAATTAGCAATATTTTTAGATTTTGATATGTATGGAGCACATATAGATTTTGGTAGAAAATATGAACATATGGGAAGACATAAGAGAGCACTTAAAGAATTTAAAGCAGCTTATGATATAGATTCAAGAGATGTTGAATTATTAAATAAAATAAAACACGTTGAAGAAAGAATAAAAGAAAAAGAATTAAATAAAAAAACAATATAA
- a CDS encoding Rqc2 family fibronectin-binding protein — protein MIYLDSIGIKFLTQELNDLNKFKVNKIFQYDNSSFSLFFSKKQLFFQIKDNESIVYIKEKKEENNSFSSNFLLSLRKYLDHAELINVETLNNDRIIQFTFNRVNISGNMDVTYIIFELMGRHSNIFLLNENRIILNVLNNNSSIDSKRFYSIGSEYESFKNEKNILNYTDVYTNASEMIEKINGIGNIFAQDTYNDIEKRKLLSLNYTPYIYLDNKSVYLTYNNFSKYANLEKYEFNNLNEAINSYFDNFKGVSLIRDKKKNIEKHIKNKIKKNEKTILKLKEDIEKDKNFDYYRYIGDLLASNLYLIKPRDKNIEVMDYATNKMINIDLDIKKSPSDNLKLYYTRYRKSKKGLEISNERLSNLYEEQIYLNETLDFLERENEFVGLEEIEKELNIYKNTKNNNKKNKNAKRELLKYVVDNFEIFVGRNSSENNYLTFEKAKNNDVWLHVRDIPGSHVIIQTNKKEVPDNVLLEAARLAARNSKGTHTKTIDYTERVNVKRTNKYGNVTFTNFKSLDVSEY, from the coding sequence TTGATTTACTTAGATAGTATAGGTATTAAATTCCTTACACAAGAATTAAATGATCTAAATAAATTTAAAGTTAATAAAATATTTCAATATGATAATAGTTCATTTTCTTTATTTTTCTCTAAAAAACAATTATTTTTTCAAATAAAGGATAATGAATCTATAGTGTATATTAAAGAAAAAAAAGAAGAAAATAATAGTTTTTCTTCTAATTTTCTTTTATCTTTAAGAAAATACTTAGATCATGCCGAACTTATTAATGTTGAAACTTTAAATAATGATAGAATAATTCAATTTACATTTAATAGAGTAAATATTTCTGGAAATATGGATGTTACATACATAATTTTTGAATTAATGGGAAGACATTCTAATATATTCTTGCTAAATGAAAATAGGATAATATTAAATGTTTTAAATAATAACTCTAGTATAGATAGCAAAAGATTTTATTCTATAGGATCAGAATATGAATCATTTAAAAACGAAAAAAATATATTAAATTACACAGATGTCTATACAAATGCTTCTGAAATGATAGAAAAAATAAATGGTATAGGTAATATCTTTGCTCAAGATACATATAATGATATTGAAAAAAGAAAATTACTTAGTTTAAATTATACTCCATATATATATTTAGATAATAAATCAGTTTATCTAACTTACAATAATTTTAGTAAATATGCAAATCTTGAAAAATATGAATTCAATAATTTAAATGAAGCAATAAACTCATACTTTGATAACTTTAAAGGTGTTAGTTTAATTCGTGATAAAAAGAAAAATATAGAAAAACATATAAAAAATAAGATTAAAAAGAATGAGAAAACTATACTAAAATTAAAGGAAGATATAGAAAAAGATAAAAATTTCGATTACTATAGATATATTGGTGATTTACTTGCATCAAACCTATATTTAATAAAACCTAGAGATAAAAATATAGAAGTTATGGATTATGCAACAAATAAGATGATAAACATAGATCTTGATATAAAAAAATCTCCTAGTGATAATCTTAAATTATACTATACACGTTATAGAAAAAGTAAAAAAGGTTTAGAAATATCAAATGAAAGATTATCAAATCTATATGAAGAACAGATATATTTAAATGAAACTCTTGATTTCCTTGAAAGAGAAAATGAATTTGTAGGTCTTGAAGAAATAGAAAAAGAATTAAATATATACAAAAATACTAAAAATAACAATAAAAAGAACAAAAATGCTAAAAGAGAATTATTGAAATATGTGGTAGATAATTTTGAAATTTTTGTTGGAAGAAATAGTAGCGAGAATAATTATCTAACATTTGAAAAGGCTAAAAATAATGATGTTTGGTTACATGTTAGAGATATACCAGGATCTCATGTAATTATACAAACAAATAAAAAAGAAGTTCCAGATAATGTATTACTTGAAGCTGCTCGTCTTGCTGCACGTAATTCTAAAGGAACACATACTAAAACTATTGATTATACTGAAAGAGTTAATGTAAAAAGAACAAATAAATATGGTAATGTTACTTTCACAAACTTCAAAAGTTTAGATGTTAGTGAATATTAA
- a CDS encoding MarR family winged helix-turn-helix transcriptional regulator, translated as MYEKMELIIDNFYKTYYKMEEINLSLFIKCLTTTELHIIECIGLEKITIKELSNRLGITMGSTSAALSRLEEKKFLNRTRSRTDKRKVYVNLNKKGLIAYNYHGNFHTTTLEKVTKDIPREKLEDFMNTFQEILDNLKNLKLNIEPEDLTKFSKNDILEVTEVKGNSVIRLAISEIGLQLKSIVEILDIYKDSIKIKLNNHEKLITKEQALYVFATKKGAN; from the coding sequence ATGTACGAGAAAATGGAGTTAATTATAGATAATTTCTATAAAACTTACTATAAAATGGAAGAAATAAACTTAAGCCTATTCATTAAATGTTTAACTACAACAGAATTACATATTATAGAATGTATAGGTCTTGAAAAAATAACTATAAAGGAGTTATCTAATAGATTAGGTATAACTATGGGTTCAACTTCAGCTGCACTTTCAAGGCTTGAAGAAAAAAAGTTTTTAAACAGAACTCGTTCAAGAACAGATAAAAGAAAAGTATATGTTAACCTTAATAAAAAAGGACTAATAGCATATAACTACCACGGTAATTTCCATACTACTACTCTTGAAAAAGTAACTAAGGATATACCTCGTGAAAAACTTGAAGATTTTATGAATACTTTTCAAGAAATTTTAGATAACTTAAAAAATCTTAAACTTAATATAGAACCTGAAGATTTAACAAAATTTTCAAAAAATGATATATTAGAAGTTACTGAAGTTAAAGGAAATAGTGTTATTCGTCTTGCAATTTCTGAAATAGGTCTACAATTAAAATCTATTGTTGAAATTCTTGATATATATAAAGATTCTATAAAAATTAAACTTAATAATCATGAAAAATTAATAACAAAAGAACAAGCTCTTTATGTATTTGCTACAAAGAAAGGAGCAAATTAA
- the rpe gene encoding ribulose-phosphate 3-epimerase, with protein MKEITIAPSLLAADFSKLREEVEAINKTEAKWLHLDVMDGNFVPNISFGADIIKSIKPYTDLYFDAHLMVEKPEWYIETVAKAGVDSITIHVEATNHLHRALQMIKSVGIKAGVALNPATDIEVLDNVIDLIDLVLVMTVNPGFGGQKFIDNTLQKIKRIREKYPHIDIQVDGGINNETAKLVKEAGANILVAGSYVFKGNYNEKVNSLL; from the coding sequence ATGAAAGAAATAACTATAGCACCTTCTTTACTTGCTGCTGATTTTTCTAAATTAAGAGAAGAAGTTGAAGCTATTAATAAAACAGAAGCAAAATGGTTACATTTAGATGTAATGGATGGTAATTTTGTACCTAATATTAGTTTTGGAGCAGATATTATTAAATCAATAAAACCATATACAGATTTATACTTTGATGCACATTTAATGGTTGAAAAACCAGAATGGTATATTGAAACTGTAGCTAAAGCTGGTGTAGATAGTATTACTATACATGTTGAAGCTACTAATCATTTACATAGAGCTCTTCAAATGATAAAATCAGTTGGAATTAAGGCTGGTGTTGCATTAAATCCAGCAACTGATATTGAAGTATTAGATAATGTTATTGACCTTATAGACTTAGTTCTTGTTATGACTGTTAATCCTGGATTTGGAGGTCAAAAATTTATAGATAATACTTTACAAAAAATAAAAAGAATTCGTGAAAAATATCCCCACATAGATATACAAGTTGATGGTGGAATAAATAATGAAACTGCTAAACTTGTTAAAGAAGCTGGTGCAAATATACTTGTTGCAGGTTCTTATGTATTTAAAGGAAACTATAACGAAAAGGTTAATTCACTATTATAG